The Kordia sp. SMS9 genome window below encodes:
- a CDS encoding RNA ligase, Rnl2 family, producing MFKKYNSIENTYREKATEQVYLHGYGNDVFVVQEKVHGANFSFITDGDTIRVAKRTCLIAEDENFNNHRYVLHKYEKAITGLFKRVKNDFPETEMITVFGEIFGGSYPHAEVEKIDGMVRIQKGVFYSPENDFYAFDICINHTQYLDVTIANTYFEATGMLYAKTLFAGTFSECMAYPNAFESKVHEWLHLPKIEDNVCEGTIIKPLTSKRFGNGQRVIFKNKNEKWSEKSHEKRSRVSKPSAIGMLSHTEKELMHTLLGYVNENRLMNVQSKLGEFSPKQTGKTIGLLAKDALEDFVKDHENDWNNVQKEHQKVLTKILNKEAVTVVKKVLLFR from the coding sequence ATGTTTAAAAAATATAATAGTATCGAAAATACCTACCGTGAAAAGGCAACCGAACAAGTATATCTTCACGGGTATGGAAACGATGTATTTGTGGTACAAGAAAAAGTACATGGCGCTAATTTTTCTTTCATTACGGATGGAGATACAATTAGAGTTGCCAAACGTACATGTCTAATTGCAGAAGATGAAAACTTCAACAATCACAGATATGTTTTACACAAATATGAAAAAGCAATTACAGGGCTTTTCAAACGTGTAAAGAACGATTTTCCAGAAACAGAAATGATCACTGTTTTTGGTGAAATTTTCGGAGGAAGCTATCCGCATGCGGAGGTAGAAAAGATCGATGGAATGGTTCGCATTCAAAAAGGTGTTTTTTACAGTCCAGAAAATGACTTTTACGCGTTTGATATTTGTATCAATCACACGCAATATCTTGATGTTACCATCGCGAACACATACTTTGAAGCAACAGGAATGTTGTATGCAAAAACACTTTTTGCAGGAACCTTTAGCGAATGTATGGCATATCCAAATGCATTTGAATCAAAAGTTCATGAATGGCTACATCTTCCAAAGATTGAAGACAATGTTTGTGAAGGAACCATCATCAAACCATTAACTAGCAAGCGTTTTGGAAATGGACAACGTGTTATTTTCAAAAACAAAAACGAAAAATGGTCTGAAAAGTCACATGAAAAACGATCAAGAGTTTCAAAGCCAAGTGCAATAGGAATGCTTTCACATACTGAAAAAGAATTGATGCACACGCTTTTGGGCTACGTGAACGAAAATCGTTTGATGAATGTACAAAGTAAGCTTGGAGAGTTTTCACCAAAACAAACGGGAAAAACGATCGGATTGCTTGCCAAAGATGCACTAGAAGATTTTGTAAAAGATCATGAAAATGATTGGAATAACGTACAAAAAGAGCATCAAAAAGTATTAACAAAAATACTGAACAAAGAAGCAGTTACTGTCGTAAAAAAAGTACTTCTTTTTAGGTAA
- a CDS encoding ribonuclease H-like YkuK family protein, producing the protein MKITMNKWRNFSGKVFNEPITTLVENAIVKEQKAGHRLKIYVGSDSQAYKTHVNYGTVIVILRKGKGGFMFIKNEKGTTKIGLKERMLREVALSVETAYRICDLLEKYNIELEVHADINTDSKFESNVALKEAMGYIIGMGFAFKAKPYAFASSSCADSIV; encoded by the coding sequence ATGAAAATAACAATGAACAAGTGGCGAAACTTTTCAGGCAAAGTGTTCAATGAACCCATAACTACACTTGTTGAGAATGCCATTGTAAAAGAACAAAAAGCTGGTCACAGATTGAAAATCTATGTGGGTTCGGATTCACAAGCCTATAAAACACATGTAAACTATGGTACTGTCATAGTGATTCTTAGAAAAGGAAAAGGTGGTTTTATGTTTATCAAAAACGAAAAAGGAACCACTAAAATAGGACTAAAAGAGCGTATGCTAAGAGAGGTAGCACTATCCGTAGAAACAGCCTACCGCATTTGTGACCTATTGGAAAAATACAATATTGAATTGGAAGTTCATGCAGATATCAATACAGACTCAAAATTTGAATCAAATGTGGCACTTAAAGAAGCGATGGGATATATCATAGGAATGGGCTTTGCATTCAAGGCAAAACCGTATGCTTTCGCAAGTTCTTCTTGTGCAGATAGTATTGTCTAA
- a CDS encoding slipin family protein translates to MKRVRIHTGKVGLVFKNGNYQKVLTEGTYWLGFRQHVLIYNITEKFHASVASEILLQDVTLTNMLDVIDIKDNEIVLLFERGNFKTVLEAGQHLYWKGLVERTFTRVDLNTTAITEINDKNLLNDYKLTKYIRTFEVLEYEKAILLIDDKFEKILTSGIYHFWRNATNIKISKVDMRQLQLEIAGQELLTKDKAAIRINFYTQYKVTDVKKAILDNKDFEKQLYIAMQLKLRAFVGNYTLDELLDQKEDIANAVFENTKDAAENLGINVLYCGIRDVILTGEMKDIMNQVLIAQKKAQANIITRREETASTRSLLNTAKLMEENAMLYQLKEMEYVEKIADKIGEITVAGNGGVVKQLKDIFSVNK, encoded by the coding sequence ATGAAACGAGTACGAATTCACACTGGAAAAGTAGGGTTGGTTTTCAAAAATGGAAACTACCAAAAAGTTTTGACAGAAGGCACCTATTGGTTAGGCTTCCGCCAGCATGTATTGATCTATAATATTACAGAAAAGTTTCATGCGTCAGTAGCGAGTGAAATTTTACTGCAAGATGTCACCTTGACAAACATGTTAGACGTAATCGACATTAAAGACAACGAAATTGTGTTGCTTTTTGAAAGAGGAAACTTTAAAACAGTTTTAGAAGCTGGACAACATTTGTATTGGAAAGGTTTAGTAGAACGAACGTTTACACGAGTTGACTTGAATACAACAGCAATTACAGAAATCAACGATAAAAACTTGCTAAACGATTATAAATTAACAAAGTATATACGAACGTTTGAAGTCTTAGAATACGAAAAAGCAATTTTATTGATTGATGACAAATTTGAAAAAATTCTAACCTCAGGAATCTATCATTTTTGGCGAAATGCCACTAATATTAAAATTTCAAAAGTAGATATGCGTCAGTTACAATTGGAAATTGCAGGACAAGAATTGTTAACAAAAGATAAAGCCGCAATTCGAATCAACTTTTACACACAATACAAAGTTACTGATGTTAAAAAAGCAATTTTAGACAACAAAGACTTTGAGAAGCAACTATACATTGCTATGCAGTTGAAGCTTCGCGCTTTTGTTGGAAACTATACATTGGATGAATTGTTGGATCAGAAAGAAGACATTGCCAATGCCGTTTTTGAAAACACAAAAGATGCCGCAGAAAACTTAGGAATCAACGTTTTGTATTGTGGTATTCGCGATGTGATTTTAACAGGAGAAATGAAAGATATCATGAATCAGGTTTTAATCGCACAGAAAAAAGCACAAGCAAACATCATTACACGACGTGAAGAAACGGCTTCCACAAGAAGTTTGCTCAACACCGCAAAATTGATGGAAGAAAACGCAATGTTGTATCAGTTGAAAGAGATGGAATATGTGGAGAAAATCGCAGATAAAATTGGCGAAATCACGGTTGCTGGAAACGGCGGCGTGGTAAAGCAATTAAAAGACATCTTTTCTGTCAACAAATAA
- a CDS encoding helix-turn-helix domain-containing protein, giving the protein MSRLLQKITYFFSSFFSEKENEKPKANTLKISDEIVLNVMERLSHFEQTKGFLKPMTLHKLAKKLKTNPKYLSRIINDQYQKNYSSYINDLRISYLLKALENDDSLKKVTVKSLAKKLGFGNTESFAKAFKKYTGVNPSVYLNSLP; this is encoded by the coding sequence ATGTCACGCCTATTACAAAAAATTACATACTTTTTTTCTTCTTTTTTTTCGGAAAAAGAGAATGAAAAACCCAAAGCAAATACACTAAAAATAAGTGATGAAATTGTGTTAAATGTTATGGAGCGATTGTCTCATTTTGAGCAAACAAAAGGGTTTTTAAAACCAATGACGTTACATAAATTGGCAAAAAAACTAAAAACAAATCCTAAATATTTATCAAGAATCATCAATGATCAATATCAGAAGAACTATAGTTCCTACATCAACGATTTGCGTATTTCCTACTTACTAAAAGCATTGGAAAACGATGATTCGTTAAAAAAAGTAACCGTAAAATCACTAGCAAAAAAGTTAGGATTTGGCAATACAGAATCCTTCGCAAAAGCATTTAAAAAGTATACAGGAGTCAATCCTTCTGTCTATTTAAATAGCTTGCCATAA
- a CDS encoding S53 family peptidase, whose product MESSQENTPQTDTIEIKVYVPINEVTERQKGMIDNAIAKHPRDRKYLSNSAHSEIFAPSKNDANDIIEHAQAQNWEVDFNEKARKITIKINSEDIADQNNPVTLDTLQFLSSQGDIHMEVLGEDQHAKAEDITDPTQKTGFVKSNQEQRVGRGRQIPIQEPAHGYSVLEIAESYNFPDGDGEGQTIGIIELGGEVQQSDLEKFFAEYNTPIPEIQIVGKPTTTPVNDNVEVTADIQVAGILAPKAKFVIYYGTTILEAMKAALADTENKLTVISISWAGSELGYAQQEIIELNNVFHEASLKGITVVGASGDNGALNNKAYANVNVPVNSPYVLACGGTQTYITDDKIAAEVVWNESTQQSQIGSGGGFSQRISQQQYQIKSSQEYIQKFPKFASYHQAGGRGIPDIAANAADASGYSIVFQGQWVKVGGTSLATPLWAALIGRMNQNLGYRLGFINPYLYELMGSSSFHQILEGNNNLYVASEGWNPCTGLGTPDGKELMHSIDSLE is encoded by the coding sequence ATGGAATCTAGCCAAGAAAACACACCGCAAACTGATACAATCGAAATCAAAGTCTATGTCCCAATCAACGAAGTGACAGAGCGACAAAAGGGAATGATTGACAATGCTATTGCCAAACACCCTAGAGATCGAAAATACCTCTCAAACTCAGCGCATTCAGAAATTTTTGCTCCTAGTAAAAATGATGCCAACGACATTATTGAACATGCACAAGCTCAGAACTGGGAAGTAGATTTCAATGAAAAAGCTCGTAAAATTACGATCAAAATAAACTCAGAAGATATTGCTGACCAAAATAATCCTGTTACCCTTGATACGCTTCAATTTCTAAGTTCACAAGGAGATATTCACATGGAAGTACTTGGTGAAGATCAACATGCAAAAGCCGAAGACATTACAGATCCTACACAAAAAACAGGCTTTGTAAAAAGTAATCAAGAACAACGCGTAGGTCGTGGACGCCAAATTCCAATTCAAGAACCTGCACACGGATACAGCGTCTTAGAAATTGCAGAAAGCTACAACTTCCCTGATGGTGATGGCGAAGGACAAACCATAGGAATTATAGAATTAGGTGGAGAAGTACAGCAAAGCGACTTGGAAAAATTCTTTGCAGAATACAACACGCCAATTCCAGAAATTCAAATTGTGGGCAAACCAACTACAACTCCCGTAAATGATAACGTAGAAGTAACTGCAGACATTCAAGTAGCTGGAATCTTAGCGCCAAAAGCAAAGTTTGTCATCTATTACGGAACTACCATCTTAGAAGCAATGAAAGCAGCATTGGCAGATACTGAAAACAAACTAACCGTCATTTCCATCAGTTGGGCAGGATCTGAATTGGGATATGCGCAACAAGAAATTATAGAACTCAACAATGTTTTTCATGAAGCTTCCTTAAAAGGAATTACTGTAGTGGGCGCTTCGGGCGATAATGGTGCTTTAAACAACAAAGCATATGCAAATGTAAATGTGCCTGTAAACTCTCCGTATGTACTCGCTTGTGGCGGAACACAAACCTATATTACAGATGATAAAATTGCAGCAGAAGTTGTATGGAACGAATCTACGCAACAATCGCAAATAGGATCTGGTGGCGGATTCAGTCAGCGTATTTCCCAACAACAATATCAAATAAAATCTTCACAAGAATACATTCAAAAATTTCCAAAATTTGCATCTTACCATCAAGCTGGCGGAAGAGGAATTCCAGACATTGCTGCAAATGCGGCAGATGCTTCGGGCTATAGTATTGTTTTTCAAGGTCAATGGGTTAAAGTTGGCGGAACCAGTTTAGCAACACCACTTTGGGCTGCTCTAATCGGGCGTATGAATCAAAACTTAGGATACCGATTAGGATTTATAAATCCATACTTATATGAGTTAATGGGTTCTTCGTCATTTCATCAAATTTTAGAAGGAAACAACAACCTCTATGTTGCCTCGGAAGGATGGAATCCATGTACAGGATTAGGCACGCCTGATGGAAAAGAACTAATGCATTCCATTGATAGTTTAGAATAA
- a CDS encoding phosphotransferase has protein sequence MRLTKKNITHYLLDKGFLEPTSFMSGEYMLTQTQSRNSIFKIQQQQDKGLFVKQLIAQDATNSYLMQKDATSHYLIHQSDLYKETATHIPEYYGYDPYHNILVTEYFANTKNIHEVVYRDKKLSESHAVKMAHILASFHFDITKEIKNNSSLQFFSKQIPWILNTNQLLNNNSQSINNAVIAEIHKHQDLVKRMDKVASQWETSSLIHGDIKWMNFIVMPNNEEVKLIDWEIADLGDPLWDVAGVFQSYFCAWVLSFNNQNIQDHQQMPGTEFLSVETITPVVKLLWETYASAQKFTATEAREKLLKTLSYMAARMIQTAFENNMAQQQQMYPNSARILQFCNHILADVEGIAKQWNLID, from the coding sequence ATGCGCTTAACGAAAAAAAACATCACTCATTACCTACTAGACAAAGGATTTTTAGAACCTACATCCTTTATGTCAGGAGAGTATATGCTTACGCAAACTCAAAGTAGAAACTCCATCTTTAAAATTCAACAACAACAAGACAAAGGATTATTTGTTAAGCAACTCATCGCGCAAGATGCTACAAATAGCTACTTGATGCAGAAAGATGCCACAAGTCACTATTTAATTCATCAATCAGATTTATATAAAGAAACCGCAACACATATTCCTGAATATTACGGGTACGATCCGTATCATAACATTTTAGTCACGGAATATTTTGCAAACACCAAAAACATACACGAAGTTGTTTATCGTGATAAAAAATTATCAGAATCACACGCAGTAAAAATGGCGCATATATTAGCTTCGTTTCATTTTGATATTACAAAAGAGATTAAAAATAATAGTTCGCTTCAATTCTTCAGTAAACAAATTCCGTGGATTTTAAACACAAATCAACTACTAAACAACAACTCCCAAAGTATTAATAATGCTGTCATTGCAGAAATTCACAAACATCAAGATTTGGTGAAACGCATGGACAAAGTGGCTTCGCAGTGGGAAACTTCAAGCTTGATTCATGGAGATATTAAGTGGATGAATTTCATCGTAATGCCAAATAATGAAGAGGTAAAACTCATTGATTGGGAAATTGCCGATTTAGGCGATCCACTATGGGATGTAGCCGGAGTTTTTCAATCGTATTTCTGTGCTTGGGTTTTAAGTTTTAACAATCAAAACATACAGGATCATCAACAAATGCCTGGTACGGAGTTTTTATCGGTAGAAACCATCACACCAGTTGTAAAATTGCTTTGGGAAACCTATGCATCTGCTCAAAAATTTACAGCTACCGAAGCTAGAGAAAAGTTACTCAAAACACTTTCCTACATGGCAGCTCGCATGATACAAACTGCTTTTGAAAACAATATGGCGCAACAACAACAAATGTATCCGAATTCGGCACGTATCCTACAATTCTGCAATCATATTTTAGCAGATGTTGAAGGAATTGCAAAACAATGGAATTTAATAGACTAA